A genomic segment from Biomphalaria glabrata chromosome 16, xgBioGlab47.1, whole genome shotgun sequence encodes:
- the LOC106054312 gene encoding uncharacterized protein LOC106054312 isoform X1, translating to MSMLPSNRGDDTVICPYDPAHVILKKSLQNHLIKCRENHKRSRKVTCKFNKTHIIPAPELSHHLQHCDSRSVFDRELQYQARQNQIFTGAINAPDITNHTDNLEEDWEAAPRVQTKALFNKNVYDVPEEETKPYVPPGATYVTKKQSQSHQVFDYSANNVMKPRGTEPSDELPRQSGSEVLSHTQPKFRFMGRGISRFDDQEIPTPGLLGLSSASVEVNNIPGHSPYPGPPPGFSFKSKAAANILAPFILEDTSEHSESSKPKTSLGFAAESSLACSSPTLAVWSVDFPTLNTAGHYASAAANDWANAKSEQLQQKRERELRKLIDRQTEERNLLEARHHDELEQLMLRLDLEEKLAMM from the exons ATGT CTATGTTGCCGTCCAACAGAGGGGATGACACTGTCATCTGTCCTTATGATCCTGCacatgttatattgaaaaaaagtCTACAGAATCATCTCATTAAGTGCAGAGAG AATCATAAACGTTCCCGTAAAGTTACTTGTAAATTTAACAAGACTCACATCATCCCTGCACCAGAATTGTCTCACCATTTGCAACACTGTGATAGCCGCTCAGTATTTGATCGTGAGTTGCAAT ACCAAGCAAGGCAAAACCAGATATTTACTGGAGCTATTAATGCTCCTGACATTACCAATCATACTGATAATTTGGAAGAAGACTGGGAAGcag CCCCACGTGTTCAAACCAAGGCTCTGTTTAACAAGAATGTTTATGA TGTCCCAGAGGAAGAAACCAAACCATATGTTCCTCCTGGAGCTACTTATGTCACCAAAAAACAGAGCCAATCACATCAAGTCTTTGATTACTCTGCTAACAATGTGATGAAACCTAGAGGAACAGAGCCAAGTGATGAGCTGCCTAGGCAATCAGGAAGTGAAGTCTTAAGTCACA ctCAACCTAAATTTAGGTTTATGGGACGTGGCATCAGTCGTTTTGATGATCAGGAGATCCCCACACCTGGTCTTCTAGGACTATCCTCTGCCAGTGTTGAAGTGAACAATATACCTGGGCATTCACCATATCCAGGTCCACCTCCGGGATTTTCTTTCAAATCAAAGGCAGCAGCTAATATACTTGCACCATTCATCTTGGAAGATACATCTGAACATTCCGAATCGTCCAAACCCAAAACATCTCTTGGGTTTGCAGCTGAATCGTCATTGGCCTGTAGTTCTCCAACATTAGCTGTATGGTCTGTAGATTTTCCAACCCTGAACACTGCTGGACATTATGCATCAGCAGCAGCAAATGATTGGGCAAATGCCAAATCAGAACAACTTCAACAGAAACGTGAAAGAGAGCTAAGAAAACTTATTGACAGACAAACTGAAGAACGAAATCTTTTAGAGGCAAGACATCACGATGAGTTGGAGCAGCTCATGTTACGTTTAGATCTGGAGGAAAAGTTGGCCATGATGTGA
- the LOC106054312 gene encoding uncharacterized protein LOC106054312 isoform X2, whose protein sequence is MLPSNRGDDTVICPYDPAHVILKKSLQNHLIKCRENHKRSRKVTCKFNKTHIIPAPELSHHLQHCDSRSVFDRELQYQARQNQIFTGAINAPDITNHTDNLEEDWEAAPRVQTKALFNKNVYDVPEEETKPYVPPGATYVTKKQSQSHQVFDYSANNVMKPRGTEPSDELPRQSGSEVLSHTQPKFRFMGRGISRFDDQEIPTPGLLGLSSASVEVNNIPGHSPYPGPPPGFSFKSKAAANILAPFILEDTSEHSESSKPKTSLGFAAESSLACSSPTLAVWSVDFPTLNTAGHYASAAANDWANAKSEQLQQKRERELRKLIDRQTEERNLLEARHHDELEQLMLRLDLEEKLAMM, encoded by the exons ATGTTGCCGTCCAACAGAGGGGATGACACTGTCATCTGTCCTTATGATCCTGCacatgttatattgaaaaaaagtCTACAGAATCATCTCATTAAGTGCAGAGAG AATCATAAACGTTCCCGTAAAGTTACTTGTAAATTTAACAAGACTCACATCATCCCTGCACCAGAATTGTCTCACCATTTGCAACACTGTGATAGCCGCTCAGTATTTGATCGTGAGTTGCAAT ACCAAGCAAGGCAAAACCAGATATTTACTGGAGCTATTAATGCTCCTGACATTACCAATCATACTGATAATTTGGAAGAAGACTGGGAAGcag CCCCACGTGTTCAAACCAAGGCTCTGTTTAACAAGAATGTTTATGA TGTCCCAGAGGAAGAAACCAAACCATATGTTCCTCCTGGAGCTACTTATGTCACCAAAAAACAGAGCCAATCACATCAAGTCTTTGATTACTCTGCTAACAATGTGATGAAACCTAGAGGAACAGAGCCAAGTGATGAGCTGCCTAGGCAATCAGGAAGTGAAGTCTTAAGTCACA ctCAACCTAAATTTAGGTTTATGGGACGTGGCATCAGTCGTTTTGATGATCAGGAGATCCCCACACCTGGTCTTCTAGGACTATCCTCTGCCAGTGTTGAAGTGAACAATATACCTGGGCATTCACCATATCCAGGTCCACCTCCGGGATTTTCTTTCAAATCAAAGGCAGCAGCTAATATACTTGCACCATTCATCTTGGAAGATACATCTGAACATTCCGAATCGTCCAAACCCAAAACATCTCTTGGGTTTGCAGCTGAATCGTCATTGGCCTGTAGTTCTCCAACATTAGCTGTATGGTCTGTAGATTTTCCAACCCTGAACACTGCTGGACATTATGCATCAGCAGCAGCAAATGATTGGGCAAATGCCAAATCAGAACAACTTCAACAGAAACGTGAAAGAGAGCTAAGAAAACTTATTGACAGACAAACTGAAGAACGAAATCTTTTAGAGGCAAGACATCACGATGAGTTGGAGCAGCTCATGTTACGTTTAGATCTGGAGGAAAAGTTGGCCATGATGTGA